A window of the Danio aesculapii chromosome 10, fDanAes4.1, whole genome shotgun sequence genome harbors these coding sequences:
- the pmaip1 gene encoding phorbol-12-myristate-13-acetate-induced protein 1 yields the protein MAKKEQTAVIECAQQLRNIGDLLNWKYKLLELIVTLQKIQMEGKR from the exons ATGGCGAAGAAAG AGCAAACCGCTGTAATCGAGTGCGCGCAGCAGTTGCGCAACATCGGAGATCTGTTGAATTGGAAATACAAGTTACTGGAGCTCATAGTAACACTCCAGAAAATACAAATGGAGGGGAAGCGATGA
- the golph3b gene encoding Golgi phosphoprotein 3, whose translation MTSLTQRNSGLVQRRTEASRNAAAADKEKIDGEDEFESRRGEEEDEDKGDSKETRLTLMEEVLLLGLKDREGYTSFWNDCISSGLRGCMLIELAIRGRLQLEASGMRRKSLLTRKVLCKSDAPTGDMLLDEALKHVKETQPPETVQSWVELLSGETWNPLKLHYQLRNVRERLAKNLVEKGVLTTEKQNFLLFDMTTHPLTNNTVKQRLVRKVQEAVLEKWVNEPQRMDKRILALLFLAHSSDVLENAFAPLLDDQYDLAMKRVRMLLDLEPEAEAAKSGANELLWAVVAAFTK comes from the exons ATGACTTCACTAACGCAGAGAAACTCGGGCCTGGTGCAGAGAAGGACCGAGGCCTCGCGTAACGCCGCCGCCGCCGATAAGGAGAAGATCGACGGCGAGGATGAGTTCGAGTCTCGCCGCGGGGAGGAGGAGGACGAAGACAAGGGAGACTCCAAAGAAACACGGCTGACTTTGATGGAGGAAGTCCTGCTGCTCGGACTGAAGGATCGAGAG GGTTACACATCGTTCTGGAATGATTGCATATCGTCTGGTCTGAGAGGGTGTATGCTCATTGAGCTGGCCATAAGAGGACGCCTGCAACTGGAGGCTTCTGGCATGAGGAGGAAAAGCTTGCTGACCAGAAAG GTATTGTGTAAATCGGATGCCCCAACAGGAGACATGCTGCTGGATGAAGCACTGAAACATGTTAAAGAAACTCAACCTCCAGAGACCGTCCAGAGCTGGGTTGAGTTGTTAAGTG GTGAAACTTGGAATCCGTTGAAGCTGCACTACCAGTTGCGAAATGTGCGTGAACGCTTGGCTAAGAACTTGGTGGAGAAGGGCGTCCTCACCACAGAGAAGCAAAACTTCCTGCTCTTCGACATGACCACCCACCCGCTCACCAACAACACCGTCAAGCAGCGTCTGGTGCGCAAGGTCCAGGAGGCCGTTTTGGAAAAATGGGTGAACGAGCCCCAGCGGATGGATAAGCGTATACTAGCGCTGCTTTTTCTGGCACATTCCTCTGATGTCCTGGAGAACGCCTTCGCTCCTCTGCTCGATGACCAGTACGATCTGGCCATGAAGAGGGTGCGCATGCTGCTGGATCTGGAACCTGAGGCCGAAGCTGCCAAGTCGGGCGCCAACGAGCTGCTGTGGGCCGTGGTGGCCGCTTTCACCAAATGA